TCCGGGGCCAATTATACCGGCGTGGAGACCCGGGATTATGTGGGCATCGGCATTCATCTGCTTCATGAGTTGATGGCGTTCCAGCGTATCGGAATGATATACCTGAAAGGATCGCCCAGTCATGAAGGCACCATCCAGAAAGTCACGGAACTCAGCCATGAGGCCGGGTTCGAATTTTTCAACGAAGGATTTTCCCTGCGGGATGAAAATAATCAGGTGCTGCCAAGGGAAGAAATCCGGGAAAATATCACTGCGGCTCTGGAAAAAGTAGCCCCTAAAGTGGATGTGTTTTATGTGCAGATTTCCAATGCATTTGATCAGAATTTTGATCTGTTTTTTGATTGTTTCAAAAAATACAGCCTTCCCAGTACCGGAGAGCCCATTTATATCACCAAAGGACTGGTGATCGGTATCGGCAGAGACAAGGAAAAGTTTGGACTTCAATGCGCGGAATATGCATTGAGAATTCTGGATGGCGCGGATCCCGGCAGATTACCCATGGATGTGGGTAAAGATTTTTCCATCTCACTGAATATCGAGGCCGCCACCGTGGTGGGATACAACCCGTCCATCGATATTCTGGGGGCTGCGGATCAGATTTTCCGGGAAATTGAGACTACAGACTAATCGGTTCTCCGGTCCAGGGATAGGTGTCGATGAGGTGGGGGATGGCTTTTTCCAGAATATCCCGGGCGGGAGCAAAACGGTTTTTTTCCAGTACTGCCAGAATTCTCGGACTGTATGGCGCCAGTTTGGTCTGCCAGGTATGAGGCGGTTCATGAAAGGTGTATCCCAGTTTTTCCATCAGCGCCAGTCTCGGGGCATTCAGATAAACAGGGCTGATCAAATGCTGGATGTGGTGAGTCTGGGCGGCCCGGATGCTGTAATAGCGTAACAGCTGGTTGAGTCCTTGTCTGTGGTAATCCTGCCTTGTGGCTGCGGAATTGAAGATAAGGCAGGGGAAATGGATGGCAATGGGAATGTCCGCTTCCAGGCGTTTGACGGCTTCCTGAAGATTTGCGACACGGATCAGCCGCAATGTGGCAATTATTTCCTGGTGTTCATTCCAGATTCCCAGAACCGTATGGGCATCATCGGTATGGTTCCAGTGCAGCAGTTCGGGTTTCAGCAGTTTGAAATTTTTGGAACGGTCGAATTCCCTGGTTCGAAGTGCGGTGACTTCTTTTTTGTCTTTGGCAGACGCAATGCGGATTTGTTTCATGGGTGGTGCTGACATGACCAAGGCTGATGGGTTAAAGTTTGATGAAACCTGTTAATTTAAGGAAAAAATAAATTTATCAATTTGCCATATGTGTTGTCAATCAGTATTCTTA
Above is a window of Desulfotignum balticum DSM 7044 DNA encoding:
- a CDS encoding ABC transporter substrate binding protein; this encodes MLKKCLILIIGILISGWHPSGVQAEKSYRIVTVQHQTFQPYTLSLKGFRQGIQQSEAADKIIIDTFNADGDIAALDAFVASLETRQDVDLIFSIGTHSTQRTVREIKTIPIVFTDLGAPETSGVITDWQGSGANYTGVETRDYVGIGIHLLHELMAFQRIGMIYLKGSPSHEGTIQKVTELSHEAGFEFFNEGFSLRDENNQVLPREEIRENITAALEKVAPKVDVFYVQISNAFDQNFDLFFDCFKKYSLPSTGEPIYITKGLVIGIGRDKEKFGLQCAEYALRILDGADPGRLPMDVGKDFSISLNIEAATVVGYNPSIDILGAADQIFREIETTD